In one window of Miscanthus floridulus cultivar M001 chromosome 12, ASM1932011v1, whole genome shotgun sequence DNA:
- the LOC136498078 gene encoding probable serine/threonine-protein kinase PIX13 isoform X3 — translation MGNCLGSEEAELEVVKNSGHHGQPQAATTAAPTMAAPKSEGSMSSSGPPSSRRSPGSSMNSSATTTGRSGSTSSGSRPLAAAAADAYPEEEEEAKEGRILETPDLRIFTFAELRAATRNFKPDTVLGEGGFGRVYKGWVHEKTMNPTRSGIGMVVAVKKLNPESVQGLQEWQSEVNFMGRLSHPNLVRLLGYCVEDRELLLVYEYMPRGSLENHLFRKGGSLEPISWNLRLRIAIGAARGLAFLHSSEKQVIYRDFKASNILLDTNYNAKLSDFGLAKNGPTGGDSHVTTRVMGTYGYAAPEYVATGHLYVKSDVYGFGVVLLEMLTGLRALDTGRPAQQHNLVEWAKPYLADQRKLARLVDPRLEGQYPSKAALQAAQLTLRCLEGDPRSRPSMAEVVLALEEIEQLKVRPKGAPRDRDEATRSGHGRSSRPRSGPGRAGSSSHHHRSPSMR, via the exons ATGGGGAACTGCCTCGGCTCGGAGGAGGCCGAACTGGAGGTCGTGAAGAACTCGGGCCACCATGGACAGCCCCAAG CAGCTACGACGGCAGCTCCAACCATGGCGGCACCCAAATCCGAGGGTTCCATGAGCTCATCAGGCCCCCCCAGCAGCAGAAGGTCCCCTGGCTCGTCCATGAACAGCAGCGCCACCACAACGGGCCGAAGCGGCAGCACCAGCAGCGGCTCGAggcccctcgccgccgccgccgccgacgcgtacccggaggaggaggaagaggcgaaGGAGGGGAGGATCCTGGAGACGCCCGACCTCCGCATCTTCACCTTCGCGGAGCTCCGGGCCGCGACGCGCAACTTCAAGCCCGACACGGTGCTGGGCGAGGGCGGGTTCGGGCGGGTGTACAAGGGCTGGGTCCACGAGAAGACCATGAACCCGACGCGCTCCGGCATCGGCATGGTGGTCGCCGTCAAGAAGCTCAACCCCGAGAGCGTGCAGGGCCTGCAGGAGTGGCAG TCTGAGGTGAACTTTATGGGGAGGCTGTCGCATCCGAACCTGGTGAGGCTGCTGGGCTACTGCGTGGAGGACAGGGAGCTGCTGCTCGTGTACGAGTACATGCCCAGAGGCAGCCTGGAGAATCATCTCTTCAGAA AGGGCGGCTCCTTGGAACCAATCTCGTGGAACCTTCGGCTGCGCATCGCCATTGGCGCGGCGCGGGGCCTCGCCTTCCTCCACTCGTCGGAAAAGCAGGTGATCTACCGagacttcaaggcctcaaacatCCTCCTGGACACG AATTACAACGCCAAGCTATCCGACTTCGGTCTCGCCAAGAATGGCCCGACCGGCGGCGACAGCCACGTCACCACCCGGGTGATGGGCACGTACGGCTACGCTGCGCCGGAGTACGTCGCCACAG GGCACCTGTACGTGAAGAGCGACGTGTACGGGTTCGGCGTGGTGCTGCTGGAGATGCTGACGGGCCTGCGGGCGCTGGACACGGGCCGCCCCGCGCAGCAGCACAACCTGGTGGAGTGGGCCAAGCCGTACCTGGCGGACCAGCGGAAGCTGGCGCGCCTCGTCGACCCACGGCTCGAGGGCCAGTACCCGTCCAAGGCGGCGCTGCAGGCGGCCCAGCTCACGCTGCGCTGCCTCGAGGGGGACCCCAGGAGCCGGCCCTCCATGGCGGAGGTCGTGCTGGCCCTCGAGGAGATCGAGCAGCTCAAGGTGCGGCCCAAGGGCGCGCCGCGGGACCGGGACGAAGCGACGCGGAG
- the LOC136498078 gene encoding probable serine/threonine-protein kinase PIX13 isoform X2: MGNCLGSEEAELEVVKNSGHHGQPQATTAAPTMAAPKSEGSMSSSGPPSSRRSPGSSMNSSATTTGRSGSTSSGSRPLAAAAADAYPEEEEEAKEGRILETPDLRIFTFAELRAATRNFKPDTVLGEGGFGRVYKGWVHEKTMNPTRSGIGMVVAVKKLNPESVQGLQEWQSEVNFMGRLSHPNLVRLLGYCVEDRELLLVYEYMPRGSLENHLFRKGGSLEPISWNLRLRIAIGAARGLAFLHSSEKQVIYRDFKASNILLDTVSASVVPSGRHSKHKPMLFRALPQNYNAKLSDFGLAKNGPTGGDSHVTTRVMGTYGYAAPEYVATGHLYVKSDVYGFGVVLLEMLTGLRALDTGRPAQQHNLVEWAKPYLADQRKLARLVDPRLEGQYPSKAALQAAQLTLRCLEGDPRSRPSMAEVVLALEEIEQLKVRPKGAPRDRDEATRSGHGRSSRPRSGPGRAGSSSHHHRSPSMR, from the exons ATGGGGAACTGCCTCGGCTCGGAGGAGGCCGAACTGGAGGTCGTGAAGAACTCGGGCCACCATGGACAGCCCCAAG CTACGACGGCAGCTCCAACCATGGCGGCACCCAAATCCGAGGGTTCCATGAGCTCATCAGGCCCCCCCAGCAGCAGAAGGTCCCCTGGCTCGTCCATGAACAGCAGCGCCACCACAACGGGCCGAAGCGGCAGCACCAGCAGCGGCTCGAggcccctcgccgccgccgccgccgacgcgtacccggaggaggaggaagaggcgaaGGAGGGGAGGATCCTGGAGACGCCCGACCTCCGCATCTTCACCTTCGCGGAGCTCCGGGCCGCGACGCGCAACTTCAAGCCCGACACGGTGCTGGGCGAGGGCGGGTTCGGGCGGGTGTACAAGGGCTGGGTCCACGAGAAGACCATGAACCCGACGCGCTCCGGCATCGGCATGGTGGTCGCCGTCAAGAAGCTCAACCCCGAGAGCGTGCAGGGCCTGCAGGAGTGGCAG TCTGAGGTGAACTTTATGGGGAGGCTGTCGCATCCGAACCTGGTGAGGCTGCTGGGCTACTGCGTGGAGGACAGGGAGCTGCTGCTCGTGTACGAGTACATGCCCAGAGGCAGCCTGGAGAATCATCTCTTCAGAA AGGGCGGCTCCTTGGAACCAATCTCGTGGAACCTTCGGCTGCGCATCGCCATTGGCGCGGCGCGGGGCCTCGCCTTCCTCCACTCGTCGGAAAAGCAGGTGATCTACCGagacttcaaggcctcaaacatCCTCCTGGACACGGTAAGCGCTTCCGTAGTCCCATCAGGACGACACTCGAAACACAAACCCATGCTCTTCCGTGCCCTCCCGCAGAATTACAACGCCAAGCTATCCGACTTCGGTCTCGCCAAGAATGGCCCGACCGGCGGCGACAGCCACGTCACCACCCGGGTGATGGGCACGTACGGCTACGCTGCGCCGGAGTACGTCGCCACAG GGCACCTGTACGTGAAGAGCGACGTGTACGGGTTCGGCGTGGTGCTGCTGGAGATGCTGACGGGCCTGCGGGCGCTGGACACGGGCCGCCCCGCGCAGCAGCACAACCTGGTGGAGTGGGCCAAGCCGTACCTGGCGGACCAGCGGAAGCTGGCGCGCCTCGTCGACCCACGGCTCGAGGGCCAGTACCCGTCCAAGGCGGCGCTGCAGGCGGCCCAGCTCACGCTGCGCTGCCTCGAGGGGGACCCCAGGAGCCGGCCCTCCATGGCGGAGGTCGTGCTGGCCCTCGAGGAGATCGAGCAGCTCAAGGTGCGGCCCAAGGGCGCGCCGCGGGACCGGGACGAAGCGACGCGGAG
- the LOC136497567 gene encoding protein RKD5-like, whose amino-acid sequence MDTAVSTLTALAIFASTVEHAAYRSVHGYRVVGRKTGGWVRWERWVERQFVLSLSFPPCLEVALPAAAPRILPAGWRTRPVFREGQTVDTWLCIVAFDSVAAVTPSTPPPPVLSPLVNPQLQYLPNLYNDLLKVFRFQEEKKVSQLVNSKEQPIRSGEQEKTSGLADASESDSDGDSQSDKELAPPVQKHTRANRKHIDSITLVDIAQYFHLPIRDASKTLKIGVSILKRKCRQYGIPRWPHRKIKSLDSLIHDLEYVLAREEEEEEEEKQLQKDRLAAAINALTKRKSMLESEKETIQQKPTMDLMAETKLFREEVFKRRYRAKSSVMDDMDFDMD is encoded by the exons ATGGACACCGCCGTCTCCACCCTCACCGCTCTCGCCATCTTCGCGAGCACCGTCGAGCACG CCGCCTACAGGAGCGTGCACGGGTACAGGGTGGTCGGGAGGAAAACCGGCGGGTGGGTCCGGTGGGAGAGGTGGGTGGAGAGGCAGTTcgtcctctccctctccttcccaCCGTGCCTCGAGGTCGCCctgcccgccgccgcgccgcggaTACTGCCAGCGGGGTGGCGGACCCGGCCGGTGTTCCGCGAGGGACAGACCGTGGACACCTGGCTTTGCATTGTGGCATTCGACTCCGTCGCCGCCGTCACACCGtccaccccgccgccgcccgtgCTCTCCCCCCTCGT GAACCCGCAGCTGCAGTATCTGCCTAACCTGTACAACGACCTGCTGAAGGTGTTTCGGTTTCAGGAAGAGAAAAAGGTCTCACAGCTCGTTAATTCAAAAGAGCAACCCATCCGTTCTGGTGAGCAGGAGAAAACTTCTGGTCTGGCTGATGCATCGGAGTCTGATTCGGATGGGGATTCTCAATCTGACAAAG AACTTGCACCACCAGTTCAGAAGCATACAAGAGCCAACCGGAAGCATATAGATAGCATTACTTTAGTTGATATAGCTCAGTACTTCCATCTTCCAATCCGAGATGCATCAAAGACTCTCAAGATTGGGGTCAGCATACTGAAGAGGAAATGCCGACAATATGGGATACCTCGTTGGCCTCACCGGAAAATCAAGTCACTTGACTCCCTCATTCATGACCTTGAG TACGTGCTggcgagagaggaggaggaggaggaggaggagaagcagcTGCAGAAGGACAGGCTGGCTGCTGCGATAAACGCCCTCACAAAGCGGAAGAGCATGCTGGAGAGCGAGAAGGAAACCATACAGCAGAAACCGACCATGGACCTGATGGCTGAAACCAAGCTGTTCAGGGAAGAAGTTTTCAAGAGGAGATATAGGGCCAAAAGTTCAGTCATGGATGATATGGATTTCGATATGGATTAG
- the LOC136498078 gene encoding probable serine/threonine-protein kinase PIX13 isoform X4, which yields MGNCLGSEEAELEVVKNSGHHGQPQAATTAAPTMAAPKSEGSMSSSGPPSSRRSPGSSMNSSATTTGRSGSTSSGSRPLAAAAADAYPEEEEEAKEGRILETPDLRIFTFAELRAATRNFKPDTVLGEGGFGRVYKGWVHEKTMNPTRSGIGMVVAVKKLNPESVQGLQEWQSEVNFMGRLSHPNLVRLLGYCVEDRELLLVYEYMPRGSLENHLFRKGGSLEPISWNLRLRIAIGAARGLAFLHSSEKQNYNAKLSDFGLAKNGPTGGDSHVTTRVMGTYGYAAPEYVATGHLYVKSDVYGFGVVLLEMLTGLRALDTGRPAQQHNLVEWAKPYLADQRKLARLVDPRLEGQYPSKAALQAAQLTLRCLEGDPRSRPSMAEVVLALEEIEQLKVRPKGAPRDRDEATRSGHGRSSRPRSGPGRAGSSSHHHRSPSMR from the exons ATGGGGAACTGCCTCGGCTCGGAGGAGGCCGAACTGGAGGTCGTGAAGAACTCGGGCCACCATGGACAGCCCCAAG CAGCTACGACGGCAGCTCCAACCATGGCGGCACCCAAATCCGAGGGTTCCATGAGCTCATCAGGCCCCCCCAGCAGCAGAAGGTCCCCTGGCTCGTCCATGAACAGCAGCGCCACCACAACGGGCCGAAGCGGCAGCACCAGCAGCGGCTCGAggcccctcgccgccgccgccgccgacgcgtacccggaggaggaggaagaggcgaaGGAGGGGAGGATCCTGGAGACGCCCGACCTCCGCATCTTCACCTTCGCGGAGCTCCGGGCCGCGACGCGCAACTTCAAGCCCGACACGGTGCTGGGCGAGGGCGGGTTCGGGCGGGTGTACAAGGGCTGGGTCCACGAGAAGACCATGAACCCGACGCGCTCCGGCATCGGCATGGTGGTCGCCGTCAAGAAGCTCAACCCCGAGAGCGTGCAGGGCCTGCAGGAGTGGCAG TCTGAGGTGAACTTTATGGGGAGGCTGTCGCATCCGAACCTGGTGAGGCTGCTGGGCTACTGCGTGGAGGACAGGGAGCTGCTGCTCGTGTACGAGTACATGCCCAGAGGCAGCCTGGAGAATCATCTCTTCAGAA AGGGCGGCTCCTTGGAACCAATCTCGTGGAACCTTCGGCTGCGCATCGCCATTGGCGCGGCGCGGGGCCTCGCCTTCCTCCACTCGTCGGAAAAGCAG AATTACAACGCCAAGCTATCCGACTTCGGTCTCGCCAAGAATGGCCCGACCGGCGGCGACAGCCACGTCACCACCCGGGTGATGGGCACGTACGGCTACGCTGCGCCGGAGTACGTCGCCACAG GGCACCTGTACGTGAAGAGCGACGTGTACGGGTTCGGCGTGGTGCTGCTGGAGATGCTGACGGGCCTGCGGGCGCTGGACACGGGCCGCCCCGCGCAGCAGCACAACCTGGTGGAGTGGGCCAAGCCGTACCTGGCGGACCAGCGGAAGCTGGCGCGCCTCGTCGACCCACGGCTCGAGGGCCAGTACCCGTCCAAGGCGGCGCTGCAGGCGGCCCAGCTCACGCTGCGCTGCCTCGAGGGGGACCCCAGGAGCCGGCCCTCCATGGCGGAGGTCGTGCTGGCCCTCGAGGAGATCGAGCAGCTCAAGGTGCGGCCCAAGGGCGCGCCGCGGGACCGGGACGAAGCGACGCGGAG
- the LOC136497129 gene encoding uncharacterized protein has translation MCIAAWAWQCHPTHRLLLLFNRDEYHSRQTQPAQWWAAGEDSKEILGGRDEVGGGTWMGCTRDGKVAFLTNVREPSSLIGAQTRGQLPVRFLQGSHGPLEYATEIAKEANQYNGFNLILADVNSGTMVYISNRPGGVPVIQTVAPGLHVLSNAAIDSPWPKAMRLGQSFKRYLATHDDAEDSLKQMVEELMMDTARPDRSMVPDTGVDPEWEYKLSSIFIDTAKEQARYGTRSMVALAAKLEGEVTFYERYLENSLWKENLIMFQMEKALNRT, from the exons ATGTGCATCGCGGCATGGGCGTGGCAGTGCCACCCGACGCACCGCCTGCTTCTGCTCTTCAATCGCGACGAGTATCACTCCAG GCAGACGCAGCCGGCGCAGTGGTGGGCGGCAGGGGAGGACAGCAAGGAAATCCTCGGAGGCAGGGACGAGGTCGGCGGGGGGACGTGGATGGGGTGCACGAGGGACGGTAAGGTCGCCTTCCTTACCAACGTGCGGGAACCCAGCTCGCTGATCGGGGCCCAGACCAGAGGACAGCTCCCGGTCAGGTTTCTACAG GGCAGCCATGGTCCATTGGAGTATGCCACAGAAATTGCAAAGGAAGCAAATCAGTACAATGGATTTAACCTTATATTGGCTGATGTGAACTCAGGGACCATGGTTTACATCTCTAATAGACCTGGAGGTGTTCCTGTGATTCAAACAGTTGCTCCTGGGCTTCATGTGCTTTCGAATGCTGCAATTGATTCCCCTTGGCCAA AGGCAATGCGCTTAGGACAGAGTTTCAAAAGATATCTGGCAACACATGATGATGCAGAAGACTCTTTAAAACAGATGGTAGAAGAGTTGATGATGGATACCGCCAGGCCTGATAGATCTATGGTGCCTGACACCGGCGTCGACCCTGAGTGGGAGTACAAGCTAAGCTCAATATTCATTGACACTGCAAAGGAGCAG GCACGATATGGAACACGAAGCATGGTGGCGCTAGCAGCGAAATTGGAAGGTGAGGTAACATTCTATGAAAGGTACTTAGAGAACAGCTTGTGGAAGGAGAATCTCATAATGTTCCAGATGGAGAAGGCCCTCAATAGGACTTGA
- the LOC136497012 gene encoding HMG1/2-like protein yields the protein MKDTSFKATGVKRKKAGGAKRGLTPFFAFMAEFRPQYLEKHPELKGIKEVSKAAGEKWRSMSDEEKAKYGASKKQDDKASKKESTSSKKAKTDGRKGEEAAKSEVEDDDEQDGNEDEDE from the exons ATGAAGGACACCTC GTTCAAGGCCACCGGCGTCAAGCGCAAGAAGGCCGGCGGCGCCAAGCGCGGGCTCACCCCCTTCTTTGCGTTTAT GGCTGAGTTCAGGCCGCAGTACCTGGAGAAGCACCCTGAGCTCAAGGGCATAAAGGAG GTGAGCAAGGCGGCTGGGGAGAAGTGGCGCTCTATGTCGGATGAG GAGAAGGCAAAGTATGGCGCTAGCAAGAAGCAGGATGACAaagcaagcaagaag GAGAGCACTAGCTCCAAGAAGGCCAAAACTGATGGTCGGAAGGGAGAGGAAGCAGCGAAGTCCGAggttgaggatgatgatgagcaGGATGGTAATGAG GATGAAGATGAGTAA
- the LOC136498078 gene encoding probable serine/threonine-protein kinase PIX13 isoform X1 yields MGNCLGSEEAELEVVKNSGHHGQPQAATTAAPTMAAPKSEGSMSSSGPPSSRRSPGSSMNSSATTTGRSGSTSSGSRPLAAAAADAYPEEEEEAKEGRILETPDLRIFTFAELRAATRNFKPDTVLGEGGFGRVYKGWVHEKTMNPTRSGIGMVVAVKKLNPESVQGLQEWQSEVNFMGRLSHPNLVRLLGYCVEDRELLLVYEYMPRGSLENHLFRKGGSLEPISWNLRLRIAIGAARGLAFLHSSEKQVIYRDFKASNILLDTVSASVVPSGRHSKHKPMLFRALPQNYNAKLSDFGLAKNGPTGGDSHVTTRVMGTYGYAAPEYVATGHLYVKSDVYGFGVVLLEMLTGLRALDTGRPAQQHNLVEWAKPYLADQRKLARLVDPRLEGQYPSKAALQAAQLTLRCLEGDPRSRPSMAEVVLALEEIEQLKVRPKGAPRDRDEATRSGHGRSSRPRSGPGRAGSSSHHHRSPSMR; encoded by the exons ATGGGGAACTGCCTCGGCTCGGAGGAGGCCGAACTGGAGGTCGTGAAGAACTCGGGCCACCATGGACAGCCCCAAG CAGCTACGACGGCAGCTCCAACCATGGCGGCACCCAAATCCGAGGGTTCCATGAGCTCATCAGGCCCCCCCAGCAGCAGAAGGTCCCCTGGCTCGTCCATGAACAGCAGCGCCACCACAACGGGCCGAAGCGGCAGCACCAGCAGCGGCTCGAggcccctcgccgccgccgccgccgacgcgtacccggaggaggaggaagaggcgaaGGAGGGGAGGATCCTGGAGACGCCCGACCTCCGCATCTTCACCTTCGCGGAGCTCCGGGCCGCGACGCGCAACTTCAAGCCCGACACGGTGCTGGGCGAGGGCGGGTTCGGGCGGGTGTACAAGGGCTGGGTCCACGAGAAGACCATGAACCCGACGCGCTCCGGCATCGGCATGGTGGTCGCCGTCAAGAAGCTCAACCCCGAGAGCGTGCAGGGCCTGCAGGAGTGGCAG TCTGAGGTGAACTTTATGGGGAGGCTGTCGCATCCGAACCTGGTGAGGCTGCTGGGCTACTGCGTGGAGGACAGGGAGCTGCTGCTCGTGTACGAGTACATGCCCAGAGGCAGCCTGGAGAATCATCTCTTCAGAA AGGGCGGCTCCTTGGAACCAATCTCGTGGAACCTTCGGCTGCGCATCGCCATTGGCGCGGCGCGGGGCCTCGCCTTCCTCCACTCGTCGGAAAAGCAGGTGATCTACCGagacttcaaggcctcaaacatCCTCCTGGACACGGTAAGCGCTTCCGTAGTCCCATCAGGACGACACTCGAAACACAAACCCATGCTCTTCCGTGCCCTCCCGCAGAATTACAACGCCAAGCTATCCGACTTCGGTCTCGCCAAGAATGGCCCGACCGGCGGCGACAGCCACGTCACCACCCGGGTGATGGGCACGTACGGCTACGCTGCGCCGGAGTACGTCGCCACAG GGCACCTGTACGTGAAGAGCGACGTGTACGGGTTCGGCGTGGTGCTGCTGGAGATGCTGACGGGCCTGCGGGCGCTGGACACGGGCCGCCCCGCGCAGCAGCACAACCTGGTGGAGTGGGCCAAGCCGTACCTGGCGGACCAGCGGAAGCTGGCGCGCCTCGTCGACCCACGGCTCGAGGGCCAGTACCCGTCCAAGGCGGCGCTGCAGGCGGCCCAGCTCACGCTGCGCTGCCTCGAGGGGGACCCCAGGAGCCGGCCCTCCATGGCGGAGGTCGTGCTGGCCCTCGAGGAGATCGAGCAGCTCAAGGTGCGGCCCAAGGGCGCGCCGCGGGACCGGGACGAAGCGACGCGGAG